A portion of the Thermodesulfobacteriota bacterium genome contains these proteins:
- the mtaB gene encoding tRNA (N(6)-L-threonylcarbamoyladenosine(37)-C(2))-methylthiotransferase MtaB, protein MKSISIVTLGCKVNQYDTAVILNQLPKSRYKRVPFSDKADVYVIDTCTVTHRADSEARNYINRAKRANPDGLVVVTGCYAQVSPEELKEVKGVDYVIGNSHKFTSLLKIIREGERQQEPKVFISDIFKEKKKGFESPDIEVFPGRTRAFLKVQDGCNYACTFCIIPRARGRSRSLDIPEILSRMEKLANSGYKEIVLTGVHIASYGREMGSSFFELLKEIEKEKIVGRVRLTSLDPADTEPELIDFIADSQTICPQFHIALQSGDNEVLKAMRRRYNQDKFFEITDLIRKRIPDAAIGSDIMVGFPGETEAQFNNTYNVAKESALTYFHVFPYSKRKMTPAANMQNQVASDQIKERSKILRDLGSTKKQEFFEKFIGRSFPVLIEKGSKGTTPNYIPVRIDNQGLDIGQEVMVKITDVVNEEAVGDLVSTTR, encoded by the coding sequence ATGAAAAGTATTTCAATAGTCACCCTTGGGTGCAAAGTAAACCAATATGATACAGCTGTAATATTAAATCAGCTTCCTAAAAGCAGATATAAAAGAGTTCCATTTTCAGACAAAGCAGATGTGTATGTCATAGATACCTGCACAGTAACTCACAGAGCAGACTCGGAGGCCAGAAATTATATTAACCGTGCTAAGAGAGCTAACCCTGATGGTCTGGTTGTAGTTACAGGGTGCTATGCCCAAGTATCGCCTGAAGAGCTTAAAGAAGTAAAGGGGGTCGATTACGTAATAGGAAACTCTCACAAGTTCACATCACTTCTCAAAATTATTAGAGAGGGTGAGCGGCAGCAAGAGCCCAAGGTTTTCATCTCAGACATATTCAAGGAAAAAAAGAAGGGATTTGAATCACCAGATATTGAAGTTTTCCCGGGAAGAACAAGAGCATTTCTAAAAGTGCAGGACGGATGCAACTATGCTTGCACATTTTGTATTATTCCAAGGGCAAGAGGACGTTCAAGAAGCCTTGATATCCCAGAGATACTAAGCCGCATGGAAAAACTAGCAAACTCCGGCTACAAGGAGATAGTACTTACCGGCGTTCATATCGCCAGCTATGGTAGAGAAATGGGATCCAGCTTCTTTGAACTGCTCAAAGAGATTGAAAAAGAGAAAATAGTAGGGCGTGTAAGATTGACTTCTTTAGACCCTGCAGATACTGAGCCTGAGCTAATAGATTTTATAGCTGACTCTCAAACTATTTGTCCGCAGTTTCATATAGCTCTTCAAAGTGGTGATAATGAAGTTCTAAAAGCAATGAGAAGAAGATACAACCAGGATAAATTTTTTGAAATAACCGATCTAATACGAAAAAGAATCCCTGATGCTGCTATTGGTTCTGATATTATGGTTGGGTTCCCCGGAGAAACTGAAGCACAATTTAACAACACCTACAATGTGGCCAAAGAATCTGCACTTACTTATTTTCATGTGTTCCCATATTCTAAGCGAAAGATGACTCCTGCTGCCAATATGCAAAATCAGGTAGCATCGGATCAAATTAAAGAAAGAAGTAAAATTCTAAGAGATCTGGGCAGCACCAAGAAACAAGAGTTTTTTGAAAAGTTTATAGGCAGATCATTTCCCGTACTAATTGAAAAAGGCTCAAAAGGCACTACTCCTAATTACATACCTGTCAGAATTGATAATCAAGGTTTAGATATAGGTCAGGAAGTAATGGTAAAAATAACTGACGTTGTTAACGAAGAAGCAGTTGGAGATTTGGTTAGTACCACAAGATAA